Proteins from a genomic interval of Nitrospina gracilis Nb-211:
- a CDS encoding Trm112 family protein, whose protein sequence is MAFDKELLDFLVCPQCKGDLQLSAPEDGLLCATCKLKYPIRDGIPIMLLNEAEDTGKTDDIQPSN, encoded by the coding sequence ATGGCATTTGATAAAGAATTACTCGATTTTCTCGTCTGCCCCCAGTGCAAGGGGGACCTGCAACTGTCCGCGCCGGAAGACGGCCTGCTCTGCGCAACCTGCAAACTGAAATACCCCATCCGCGACGGCATCCCCATCATGCTGTTGAACGAAGCGGAGGACACAGGCAAGACGGACGACATCCAGCCATCGAACTGA
- the waaC gene encoding lipopolysaccharide heptosyltransferase I, translating into MPIDLETVETQHELDALMEFEIAVLYWIKQNLQFSTLDSWVVVLNDKRVYLLPGLVTAGSLIYFKKAKGLYYVLTAAVTVLLTDFLVHEVLKPMFARPRPCHDLEFLKPLIYCSNSYSFPSSQGANLFAFATITACYFRRASVPVFLFALAGCFSKLYQGVHYPSDVLAGMVVGTVMAFSIYKIAPKNWNLASEVLPLNGPGWNIRRILLVRLSSLGDVVHTLPALRALRQTFPDAHITWVVEEKFSAVLDGNPDLNEVLVVRTREWRKNLTPATLKEMRSFYRELRGRNFDLAIDIQGLIKTGVLTALSGAPLRVGFDRTDCREQWNALFTNIKVPAVGRTIHVVDKNLSMIRALGAQDLPQEFVVRIPEAAQNQAQEFFDKHPDLGSHPVVVLHSGVGYKTKQWELERFARLGDRISSELGASILLTWGPGEKDKVDRLSSHMTQPHWVAPPSSLHQSMALFDRASLFVGGDTGTLHLCVALGIPTVSLFGPTDPVYNGPYGSPHQVIVKKLHCSFCYKRTCPTHNECMDGITVDEVFETVRTCLNGSSHPAPPRTQNRIKVD; encoded by the coding sequence ATGCCCATAGACTTGGAAACCGTTGAAACGCAACACGAATTGGACGCGCTGATGGAATTTGAAATCGCGGTATTGTACTGGATCAAGCAGAATTTGCAATTTTCAACATTGGATTCCTGGGTTGTCGTCCTGAACGACAAACGGGTCTATCTGCTTCCCGGTCTGGTGACCGCGGGTTCCTTGATTTATTTCAAAAAAGCAAAAGGCCTGTATTATGTATTGACGGCGGCGGTGACGGTCCTGCTCACCGATTTTCTGGTCCACGAGGTGTTGAAACCCATGTTTGCACGGCCCCGGCCCTGCCACGACTTGGAGTTTTTGAAGCCGCTGATCTACTGCTCAAACTCATATTCTTTTCCCTCGTCGCAGGGGGCCAACCTGTTCGCCTTCGCCACCATCACCGCCTGTTATTTCCGCCGCGCCTCAGTGCCGGTGTTTCTGTTTGCACTGGCCGGATGCTTCAGCAAACTGTACCAGGGAGTGCATTATCCCAGCGACGTGCTGGCGGGGATGGTTGTGGGAACGGTCATGGCTTTTTCCATATACAAAATCGCACCGAAAAACTGGAACCTGGCCTCGGAAGTCCTGCCGCTCAACGGACCGGGCTGGAACATCCGGCGCATCCTTCTGGTCCGGTTGAGTTCTCTGGGAGACGTGGTGCACACCCTGCCTGCGCTCCGCGCCCTGCGCCAGACCTTTCCCGACGCGCACATCACCTGGGTGGTGGAAGAAAAGTTTTCGGCCGTTCTCGACGGCAACCCCGACCTGAATGAGGTGTTGGTGGTGCGCACCCGCGAATGGCGGAAAAACCTCACTCCCGCCACGCTTAAAGAGATGCGGTCGTTTTACCGCGAACTGCGCGGACGCAACTTCGACCTTGCCATCGACATCCAGGGCCTCATCAAGACCGGCGTGCTGACCGCGCTTTCCGGCGCACCGCTCCGCGTCGGCTTCGACCGCACCGACTGCCGCGAGCAGTGGAACGCGCTGTTCACCAATATCAAGGTCCCGGCGGTGGGTCGCACCATTCACGTTGTCGATAAAAACCTGTCTATGATCCGCGCGCTCGGCGCACAGGACCTGCCACAGGAGTTTGTGGTGCGGATTCCCGAAGCGGCACAGAACCAGGCACAGGAATTTTTCGACAAACATCCGGACCTGGGCTCACACCCGGTGGTGGTGCTCCATTCCGGCGTCGGCTACAAAACCAAGCAGTGGGAACTGGAACGATTTGCCCGGCTGGGCGACCGTATTTCCAGCGAGCTCGGGGCCAGCATCCTGCTCACCTGGGGCCCGGGAGAAAAGGATAAGGTGGACCGCCTGTCGTCACACATGACCCAGCCGCACTGGGTGGCGCCGCCCAGCAGTCTGCACCAGAGCATGGCACTGTTCGACCGCGCCAGCCTGTTCGTCGGCGGCGACACCGGCACCCTGCATCTGTGCGTGGCGCTGGGGATTCCCACTGTGTCCTTGTTTGGACCCACCGATCCTGTTTATAATGGACCCTACGGCTCGCCGCACCAGGTGATCGTCAAAAAACTGCATTGCAGTTTCTGCTACAAGCGAACGTGCCCCACCCACAACGAATGCATGGACGGCATAACGGTTGACGAAGTCTTCGAAACGGTGCGCACCTGCCTGAACGGCAGTTCCCATCCGGCCCCACCCCGGACCCAGAACAGAATCAAGGTGGACTGA
- a CDS encoding TIGR04282 family arsenosugar biosynthesis glycosyltransferase, whose product MGVSSRQALILFAKDPQAGKVKTRLQPWLDADTACHLYRHILADSVRNVCAVEGVDRFVGIHPSHRSGFFDAVEKSGRVRLFEQEGGHLGERMRNAFEQRFAEGYETVVIIGSDSPTLPVSYIRQALDTDRDMTLGPCTDGGYYLIGMHRKVTDVFEDVEWGSEHVLTATLERVKQSGATLLLLPVWYDVDRPEDLRFLKTHLEYLQHTGLEEHADTLRFLQQLNLNWESAV is encoded by the coding sequence GTGGGAGTTTCCAGTCGGCAGGCGCTCATTTTGTTTGCCAAGGACCCGCAGGCGGGAAAGGTGAAAACCCGTCTGCAACCCTGGCTGGACGCCGACACCGCCTGCCACCTGTACCGTCACATTCTCGCGGACAGCGTGCGCAACGTGTGCGCGGTGGAGGGGGTGGACCGGTTTGTCGGCATCCACCCATCGCACCGGTCCGGATTTTTTGACGCGGTGGAGAAGTCGGGACGGGTGCGTCTGTTCGAGCAGGAAGGCGGGCACTTGGGGGAACGCATGCGCAATGCGTTCGAACAACGCTTCGCCGAAGGCTACGAGACGGTGGTGATCATCGGTTCCGACAGCCCGACCCTGCCCGTATCGTATATCCGGCAGGCATTGGACACCGATCGCGACATGACGCTGGGACCGTGCACCGACGGCGGCTATTACCTGATCGGCATGCACCGCAAAGTGACCGATGTGTTCGAGGACGTCGAGTGGGGGTCCGAGCATGTTCTGACCGCCACCCTGGAGCGGGTGAAGCAGTCCGGCGCCACGTTGTTGCTTCTGCCCGTGTGGTATGATGTCGATCGCCCCGAGGATCTGCGGTTTCTCAAAACTCATCTGGAATACCTTCAGCATACCGGGCTTGAGGAACACGCCGACACCTTACGCTTTCTTCAACAATTGAACCTGAACTGGGAATCTGCCGTATGA
- the hisD gene encoding histidinol dehydrogenase, with amino-acid sequence MRLLKYSEPDYREEIERLVNRCDVDFSTQDEAVRSIIERVKKEGDDAVVALTNQFDQTDYSVEDLRVTEEEIQQAYDAVQLDELEALKLAADNIERYHQKQVQHSWEYKEGEVYLGQMIRPLETVGVYVPGGKASYPSSVLMNVIPARVAGVKRVIMVSPTPRGEVSPHCLVAADIAGVDEIYKVGGAQAVAALALGTATIPRVDKIVGPGNIYVALAKRLVFGLVDIDMIAGPSEILVLADDTARADFIAADLLSQAEHDEDAVPILVTPSEALAEATRDELNRQKEELERKGIVDASLDNKCQLIVTRTLDEAVDLANRVAPEHLELAVDNPHELVKRIHNAGAVFLGHYTPEAIGDYLAGPNHVLPTSGTARFSSPLGVYDFIKRTSLISYNKEELGKVARACCSLAEMENLEAHSRAVKIRIS; translated from the coding sequence ATGAGGCTATTGAAATATTCCGAACCCGACTACCGGGAAGAAATCGAGCGGCTGGTGAACCGTTGCGACGTGGACTTCTCCACCCAGGACGAAGCCGTGCGCAGCATCATCGAACGCGTGAAAAAAGAAGGCGACGATGCGGTGGTCGCGCTCACCAACCAGTTCGACCAGACCGATTACAGCGTGGAGGACCTGCGCGTAACGGAGGAAGAAATCCAGCAAGCCTACGACGCCGTTCAGTTGGATGAACTGGAGGCGCTCAAGCTGGCGGCGGACAACATCGAGCGTTACCACCAGAAGCAGGTTCAGCACTCGTGGGAGTATAAGGAAGGCGAAGTGTATCTCGGGCAGATGATTCGCCCGCTGGAAACCGTGGGCGTGTATGTGCCGGGCGGCAAGGCGTCGTATCCATCTTCCGTGCTGATGAACGTGATTCCGGCGCGGGTGGCCGGGGTGAAGCGCGTCATCATGGTCAGCCCCACGCCGCGCGGGGAGGTGAGCCCGCACTGCCTGGTGGCGGCGGACATTGCCGGAGTGGACGAAATCTATAAGGTGGGCGGGGCGCAGGCCGTCGCCGCCCTGGCGCTGGGCACCGCCACCATTCCGCGAGTCGATAAAATCGTCGGTCCGGGCAACATTTATGTGGCCCTCGCCAAGCGGCTGGTGTTCGGGTTGGTCGATATCGACATGATCGCCGGACCGAGCGAGATTCTGGTTTTGGCCGACGACACGGCGCGCGCCGATTTCATCGCCGCCGACCTGCTGTCGCAGGCGGAGCACGACGAAGACGCCGTGCCGATCCTGGTGACGCCGTCTGAGGCGCTGGCCGAGGCCACCCGCGATGAGCTCAACCGGCAGAAGGAGGAGTTGGAGCGGAAGGGGATCGTCGATGCGTCGCTGGACAACAAGTGCCAACTGATCGTCACCCGCACCCTGGACGAGGCGGTGGACCTGGCCAACCGCGTGGCTCCTGAACACCTGGAGCTGGCGGTGGACAATCCGCACGAGCTGGTGAAGCGGATCCACAACGCAGGCGCCGTGTTTCTGGGGCATTACACGCCGGAAGCCATCGGCGACTACCTGGCCGGCCCCAACCACGTGCTTCCTACCAGCGGAACCGCACGGTTTTCTTCACCTTTGGGCGTGTACGACTTCATCAAGCGCACCAGCCTGATTTCCTATAATAAGGAAGAACTGGGGAAGGTGGCTCGGGCCTGTTGTTCGCTGGCCGAAATGGAGAACCTGGAGGCCCATTCCCGAGCCGTGAAAATCCGGATTTCATGA